From Candidatus Latescibacterota bacterium, one genomic window encodes:
- a CDS encoding glycosyltransferase, which produces MSGEKVLCVHLIHSLDIGGAQKILYHYAKFHDRNRYRMEAISFMPGGPLIEEVESLGVKVHILNTRSSDIRSLTRMTRIFKQNRAKIVHFHNPLPLFLGLPAAIFAGVPVRLMTEHSIDYPQRAGGKMGRIFYPSMRRLLDMVIACSEEVRKSHIPLLNPDKTVTILNGIDTGSHTATGPGPEGGKLRIGSIGTLSAPKGFKHLIEAVRILSARDIPVHLTLVGDGPLRPSLERQALEAGIGTAVHFPGIVTDIGPLLSGFHVVAGSSLREGLPLAILEAMAAGRPIVTTDVGGNREAVENGITGLLVEAGDPKALADAIEDLWSDKEQRALMGKAGRERVLERFSASRMVAETEKIYSSLLEK; this is translated from the coding sequence ATGTCCGGAGAAAAAGTACTCTGCGTTCATCTCATCCACTCCCTGGATATTGGTGGAGCTCAGAAGATCCTATACCACTACGCAAAGTTTCACGACAGAAACCGATACAGGATGGAAGCGATCTCGTTCATGCCCGGAGGCCCCCTGATAGAGGAGGTCGAATCACTTGGTGTAAAGGTCCATATACTGAACACCCGGTCTTCTGACATCCGAAGCCTGACACGTATGACCCGTATTTTCAAACAGAACAGGGCAAAGATAGTACATTTCCACAACCCTCTTCCTCTCTTTCTCGGGCTTCCCGCCGCGATCTTCGCCGGTGTCCCGGTCAGATTGATGACTGAACACAGCATCGATTATCCGCAGCGGGCGGGAGGCAAAATGGGCAGAATATTCTATCCATCCATGCGCCGCCTTCTTGATATGGTAATCGCCTGTTCTGAAGAGGTCAGAAAATCGCACATCCCTCTCCTCAACCCGGATAAGACAGTCACCATACTCAATGGAATCGATACTGGCTCCCATACAGCGACGGGCCCGGGACCGGAAGGCGGGAAACTCAGGATCGGCAGCATCGGGACTCTGTCAGCCCCGAAGGGATTCAAGCACCTGATCGAAGCTGTCAGGATACTGTCTGCCCGGGATATTCCTGTCCACCTCACACTCGTTGGAGACGGCCCGTTAAGACCATCGCTGGAAAGACAGGCGCTGGAAGCAGGCATCGGAACAGCGGTCCATTTCCCCGGAATAGTCACGGACATTGGTCCTCTACTGTCAGGGTTCCACGTAGTAGCTGGATCCTCGCTTCGAGAGGGACTTCCCCTTGCGATCCTCGAGGCCATGGCCGCCGGCAGACCCATTGTCACCACAGATGTGGGGGGAAACAGGGAAGCAGTGGAAAATGGTATTACCGGCCTGCTGGTCGAGGCCGGAGATCCGAAAGCCCTTGCCGATGCGATTGAGGATCTCTGGAGTGACAAAGAACAACGGGCACTGATGGGAAAGGCCGGCAGAGAGAGAGTGCTGGAAAGATTCTCGGCATCCAGGATGGTCGCTGAGACCGAAAAGATCTACTCATCCCTCCTTGAGAAATAA